The following DNA comes from Marinitoga litoralis.
TTTCTGGTAGTATTCCTGCAGATGTAGGACAACCAACAATAAGGGTATCTGAAATAATCGTTGGGGGGCGAAATAAATGACATATAATGAATTTAAAGATAAAATATTTAAATTAGCAAAAGAAAAAGGTTTTGAAGCTCAAATTTATTATTCAAAAAATTATGAATTTTCTTTAAGATTGGCAAATGGACAAATGGATGAGTATAAGGATGCAAATAGTAGTTCAATATCTTTAAAAGTTTTAAAAGATGGAAAAATAGGATCAGCTTCAACTACTATTTTTGATAGTCCAGAAAGATTATTAGAAGAGGCAATAACTAATTATGAAATAATAGATTCAAATGAAGAAAATTTATTCTATGATGGTTCAGGAGAATATCTTGAAATACAATCGTATTATGGAGAATTTGAAAAACTTAGTGTAAAAGAAAAAATGGAGAAATTAAATAAAATGTTTGAAATAGCCTCTAAAAAAGAAAATATAATGATGGTACCAATGACAGTATATGGACATCAAACAACAGAAGTTTCAATGGCAAATACATTAGGATTAGATAAAACATATAAAGGGGATGGGGGATATGCTTATCTCTCAGTAGTTGCAAAAGATCAATCTCCAAGATCAGGGTTTTGGTATGGTTTAGCTCCAAAACCAGAAAATTTAGATATAGAAAAAATTAGTGAAATGGCTGTAAAAGAAGCTGTATCAAAAATAGGTTCTAAATCTGTAAAAAGTGGTAAATATAGGGTTATTTTAAGAAGTGATGAATTTGCATCATTAATATCAACAATGTTAATTCCTATGATATCAGCTGAAAATGCACAAAAAAATATGTCACCATTAAAAAATAAACTTGGAGAAAAAATAGCAAGTGAAGTGTTAAAAATAAAAGATGTACCATATTATGAAGGATCATTATCTAATGCGTCTTTTGATAGTGAAGGGGTGCCAACTAAAGAAAAAACAATAATAGAAAATGGTGAATTTAAAACATTCTTATACAATTTAAAAACAGCAAAAAAAGAAGGAAAAGAATCTACAGGTAATGCATCAGGTAGAGGTATAGCGCCAATAAACCTATTAGTAGAATCAGGAGAAAAGTCATTTGATGAATTATTAAAAGAATTAAATAATGGTATAATTATAACATCATTAGAAGGATTACATTCTGGCGCTAATCCAATATCAGGAGAATTTTCATTAGGCGCTCAAGGTCTAAAGGTAGAAAATGGAGAAATTGTTAGTGGGGTAGAGCAAATTACAATTTCTGGAAACTTCTTAGAAATGATGAAAAAAGTTGAACAAGTTGGTAATGATATGTGGATATCATTTGGAGGTACCATAACACCATCAGTTATTATTTCAGAAATAGATATTGCCGGTAATGAGTAGGTGAAGAGTAATGTCTTTAGATCTTTCGAGTTTAGAAAAAGCAATTAATTCCCTTGATGAATTAATAAAAAAAACAAATGATAAAGAGTTTATGGACTCTTTGGATGTTATTTTTAGATATGGGATTAAAGCTGGTATAATACAAAATTTTGAATTCACATATGAATTATGTTGGAAATTTATGAAAAGATGGTTGGAAGAAAATATAGGGCGAGCATATATTGATGGAATAACCAGAAAAGAATTATTTAGATTAAGCTATGAAAATAAACTAATTGAAAATATTGAAAAGTGGTTTG
Coding sequences within:
- a CDS encoding TldD/PmbA family protein, which produces MTYNEFKDKIFKLAKEKGFEAQIYYSKNYEFSLRLANGQMDEYKDANSSSISLKVLKDGKIGSASTTIFDSPERLLEEAITNYEIIDSNEENLFYDGSGEYLEIQSYYGEFEKLSVKEKMEKLNKMFEIASKKENIMMVPMTVYGHQTTEVSMANTLGLDKTYKGDGGYAYLSVVAKDQSPRSGFWYGLAPKPENLDIEKISEMAVKEAVSKIGSKSVKSGKYRVILRSDEFASLISTMLIPMISAENAQKNMSPLKNKLGEKIASEVLKIKDVPYYEGSLSNASFDSEGVPTKEKTIIENGEFKTFLYNLKTAKKEGKESTGNASGRGIAPINLLVESGEKSFDELLKELNNGIIITSLEGLHSGANPISGEFSLGAQGLKVENGEIVSGVEQITISGNFLEMMKKVEQVGNDMWISFGGTITPSVIISEIDIAGNE
- a CDS encoding nucleotidyltransferase substrate binding protein produces the protein MSLDLSSLEKAINSLDELIKKTNDKEFMDSLDVIFRYGIKAGIIQNFEFTYELCWKFMKRWLEENIGRAYIDGITRKELFRLSYENKLIENIEKWFEYHKYRNLTSHTYDLEIAEEVYNISKDFVNDAKILLERLKERND